In the genome of Candidatus Hydrogenedentota bacterium, the window TTGCCCGCAGTGTAGAGCGTGCCGCCGCCGTCATAGCAGCGCACGAGGGCGTCGTGGACCGATTCCAGCGCGCCCGTCATCGGGGCGAGGTCCGGCCGCCGCGCCAGCATCTCCGCCACGATCTCCTGTTCCAATGCGTTGAAAGGCATGAGCGTCTCCTGTGTCCGGCGCGGAAAAGCCCTCCCCGCGCGCCGGGAAAAGTATAGCAGGGCTGCCGCGCGGGGAACCAGAGAGGGGCGCCAACACCGGACGGACATGGACAATATGGACTGGATGGACGGAATGGACACAAGCCCACGGAAGGCCCGCCACCGTCTTCGTCCATGCTGTCCATGTCGTCCATATCGTCCCTCTTCCCGCGTTTCCCCGTTGCGCTCTTTTGGCCCCCGGTGTATGATGGAGCCCATCCAAGGAGGGCGTCCCATGCGGACAACGGGTGTGTGGGGCGGCGTGCTGTGCGCCGCCGTGATGGCGGGGATGCTTTTCCCCGCAACCGCGGACGCGCAGAAACCCAAGCCCCCGGACCATCTGGTCTATCCCGGCCTGCCCGGGGGGCAGATGCGCGCGGACCTGGCCGCGGGCGTGTTCCTCTGCATGAAGTACGGCAATCTCTACGCCGATGACCTGGAGACGGGAACCACGCGGTGGACCGCCCCCGTCTCTCTCAGCCAGGACGATCAGGGCCGGCAACGGGGGGGCGTCCTGTTCGGCGAGCGAATCTCGCTGGTCTATTCAGCGGACGGCACCGTTTCCCTGCTGGACAACGGGACGGGCGGGGAGGTCTGGCGCCAGCGCGCGGGGTTCTTCGGGGGAGGGCTCTCCCACGCGCAGTTGGACGCCGGGAACCGGTGGGTGACGCTGCACTACAAGACCTCGGCGGAGCTGTGCGAGGTGGCCTCGGGGCGGTGCTTCAAGGTGTCGCTTCCGTCCGGGAAGTCCTTTGGCGTCTTTTGGATGCAGGACGGGAAGGCCGTTGTCCTCTCGGAACTGCTCACGGAGGAGAACAAGGCCCCCACCAGCATCCAGCTCTGGCTCTGGGAGCCCGGCACCGCCGACCCCGTCAAGGGCTGCGTGTTTGACTCGCCGAAGCATGCCCACGTCTCCGGCACCTTTCCCGGCGGGGGCGCGGTCGTCACGGAATACACGCCGGGGAGCGCCGGGGAGATGATCCAAACCGTGATCAACCCCCGCACAGGCGAAAAGCTGCGCAATCTGGGCGACCTGCGGGAACCGGCCGCCACCACACGTCGCACAGAGGACGGCACGCGGCTGGTGAAGATAGACAACGTCTCCTCCGCCGTGGAGGTGCTGGAGGCGGCCACGGGGGCGGCGCTGTTCCAGATCACCCCGCCGGAGGGCCTGAAGCTCTACCCCTATGTCTGCTTCCGGTCGGTGGAAAAGGACTGGCTTATGGGTCTGGACCGGCAAAACGCCCTGTGGCTCGTGCCGGTGGAGGAAAACGGCGCGCCCCGGCGCATTCTGGGGGACAGACGCTTTCTCCCCGGCCGAGTGGCCAACATCCGCCCCCCTCATCTGCTGTGCCAGGAATTCCGGGGCAACAACAGCGAGACCAACACCCTTGTGTCCATTGACACCCTGGAGGAGCGCGCCCGCTGGAACGCCACCATGCCGCTCAACGCGGGGGGCTGGCCGCCCATGCTCAGCGAAACGAGCGGACGCCTGCTGGTGGGAACGATGGGACAGGAGGGCAACCAGCGCAAACACGCGCTCACCCTGATGGCCTCCGGCGCGGAGGTGCCGCTGCTGGAGAAGCCGTACCGCCCCATCGCGCTCTCGCGGGACGGCAACTACCTGGTGGCGGCGGTGGGGGACGAGGGCCCCGTCTTCCTGCTGGACGACACGGGCAAGAGCCTGGCCAAATACAATTCGGAGCAGCGCTATTCCACCGGGCCGGCGGCCTTCTCGCCCGACGGCCGCCGCGTGGCGGTGTTCCACATGCCCCGCATCACCGTGACCGACCTCGCCGAGGGCTTCCCCGCGCGGGAGCTGACAGGCCAGCCCGGCACCGCGAACCTCTACATGTACCGGGAAAACGCGCTGTGCTTCTCCCCCGACGGCAACCTGCTGCTGGCGGGCACCACCCATGGCAAGGCCCTCCTGTTCGACGCGAACACCGGGAAGCTGCTGCACACGTTCGTGGAGGAGCGGCGTTTCCGAGACCGGTATGTGCAACAGCAGCGCTTCCTCTCCTCGCTGGAGGGCATGGCCAAGGACCTCCTGGGCGGGGTGACGGACCGGGCCAAGCGCGCGCCCATGATCACCTGCGCCTTCGCAAACAATGGCACGCTTGCCCTCACGATTGCCGACGGCCAGATACTCCGCGCCTGGAGCGTCCGCGACAGGCGGCTCGTCCGCAGCGTGGACCCGAAACTCCCCGAGGAGCGCGACAAGCACGGCAGCATCAACAACCAGATCCTTCTCAGCCCCAACGGGGACTACTGCCTCGCCTACAACCGGAACGGTTTCGGCATCGCCTCCCTCTGGAACACCGTGGGCGGCCAGCGGCTCGAGGAATACCGCTTTCCCGAAGGCGCGCGCCTCGGCGCGGTCGCCGTCGCCGATGACGGCAAGACGGTCTACGCCATGATTGACGGCGACCTGCATTTCCTGCCGGGAAGGAAGTGAGTCTGGAGGTGGGAGTCTGGAGTCTGGAGGAAGAGAAGAGGAAAAAGAGGAACGGATGATGGGCGGATTTCCGCCTCGTTCCCAAGTTTCACTTGGGAACGCACTTGGCGGCGAAGCTCCGCTTCGCGATTGCTTCGTATGGGGCCGGCGACTCGAGGGAAAGGAACGAATGCAAAGCAAAGCTTTGCCCACAAGACCGTTCCCAAGTAAAACTTGGGAACGAGGGCAAATGAGGGAGGAGTCTGGAGTCTGGAGTCTTCTTCCTGACGCCTGAAGTCTGAAGCCTGGGGGAAAGGGAGGAATGGATCATGGACGGGTTTAGGAACAAGGATGCGGTTGGACGGATGGCAGTTGTCTTCGCGGTTGTCTCGCTGGCATTGGCGGGCGCGGCGGAGGTGCAGAACCCCGCAGACCCGGACCATCTGGTCTACCCGGGGGTGCGTTCACGGCGGATCCGGGCGGATCTGGAGGGGGGAGTGGCGCTCTGGGCGGGCATCTCCCAAATCACGGCCGAAGACCTGGACACGGGCGCCGCCCGGTGGACGGTTCCCGTGCGGCGCGGGGTGGATGACCAGAAGCTTCCCCTGGGCGGGTCGGAGGTGGGCCGACGCCGCACGCTGGTCTGGTCGGCCGAGGGGGAGGTTTCCCTGCGGGACAACGGAAACGGGAAGGAGGTCTGGGGGCGGCGGCCCGGATTCTTCGGGGGAGCGCGGCTCGTCCATGCGGCCCTCTCCCCGGATGGGGAGTGGGTGACGCTCCACTATCTGGACAAGACGGTGGAACTGTGGCGGGTCGCGTCTGGAAAACGGTTCCGGGTGACCCTTCCCTCCGGGAAATCCTTCTGGTTCCGGTGGATGGGCGACGGCAAGACCGCCGTGCTGGCGGAGTCCCTCCTGGAGGGGAACCCGCCGAACTCCAAGCTCCGCCTGTGGCTGTGGGAGCCGGGCGGTGCGGACCCGGTGCAGGGGGGGGTGTACGAGACGGAACGGAGCGCGTGGGTCGAGGGGGGGCTTCCCGACGGAAACCTCCTCGTGACGGAATTTGAGCGGGACAGCCCGGAGCAGGACTTCTACCAGGTCATCGTTAACCCCCGCACGGGCGAAAGGGTGCGCGAAATCGCCGTGCCCCGGGAGACCAGCCGCCAGCTCCTGACCACCGAGGACAACGCGCGCCTTGTGGCGTTCCAGGAGGGGTCCCCCACCGCCCGGGTGACGGACCTGCCTGCGGGGACCCTCCTGTTCGAGATGAGTCTCCCCGGGGGCGCCCGCATTCCGTCGCACTGCTTCCATTCCGCCGGCAAAGACTGGGTCGTCTGCCAGGACGGGCGGAACGCCCTGTGGCTCGTGCCGGTGGAGGAGGGCGGCGCCCCCCGGCGGATTCTGCGGGACAAGCGGTTTCTCCCCAGCCATGTGGCCGGCATCCGCCCGCCCCACCTGCTGTGCAGCGAGAGATCCGACGACGGAAGACGGGTCCACACGCTCCTGGACATGGACAGCCTGGAGG includes:
- a CDS encoding WD40 repeat domain-containing protein, with product MAVVFAVVSLALAGAAEVQNPADPDHLVYPGVRSRRIRADLEGGVALWAGISQITAEDLDTGAARWTVPVRRGVDDQKLPLGGSEVGRRRTLVWSAEGEVSLRDNGNGKEVWGRRPGFFGGARLVHAALSPDGEWVTLHYLDKTVELWRVASGKRFRVTLPSGKSFWFRWMGDGKTAVLAESLLEGNPPNSKLRLWLWEPGGADPVQGGVYETERSAWVEGGLPDGNLLVTEFERDSPEQDFYQVIVNPRTGERVREIAVPRETSRQLLTTEDNARLVAFQEGSPTARVTDLPAGTLLFEMSLPGGARIPSHCFHSAGKDWVVCQDGRNALWLVPVEEGGAPRRILRDKRFLPSHVAGIRPPHLLCSERSDDGRRVHTLLDMDSLEERARWQCGVSAQFWGTWTLLSAESGRLLLGAVGREGEQNRNALVLMASGAETPLLEKPYSPVALSPDGKWLVASGDDGSLFLLDETGGTAASYVPQERQGTGPAVFSPDSRRVAVFHMPHLTVTDLAGGFAARELAGQPGVERMYLYKEDALCFSPDGRLLLAGATRGRAYLFDADSGRLLHTFAEERRFLHRNMQHQGGFLTSLGVVAMDLLGSVTDRRKPTPDLTCGFANNGTLALTIADDQLLRAWSVHDGRLVRTVDPKLPEERDTNGRINNQIVLSPNGNYCLARNWNGFGTASLWDTVGGQRLAEYRFREDSRLSAVAVADDGKTVYAMIDGDLHFLPGRK
- a CDS encoding PQQ-binding-like beta-propeller repeat protein, whose amino-acid sequence is MRTTGVWGGVLCAAVMAGMLFPATADAQKPKPPDHLVYPGLPGGQMRADLAAGVFLCMKYGNLYADDLETGTTRWTAPVSLSQDDQGRQRGGVLFGERISLVYSADGTVSLLDNGTGGEVWRQRAGFFGGGLSHAQLDAGNRWVTLHYKTSAELCEVASGRCFKVSLPSGKSFGVFWMQDGKAVVLSELLTEENKAPTSIQLWLWEPGTADPVKGCVFDSPKHAHVSGTFPGGGAVVTEYTPGSAGEMIQTVINPRTGEKLRNLGDLREPAATTRRTEDGTRLVKIDNVSSAVEVLEAATGAALFQITPPEGLKLYPYVCFRSVEKDWLMGLDRQNALWLVPVEENGAPRRILGDRRFLPGRVANIRPPHLLCQEFRGNNSETNTLVSIDTLEERARWNATMPLNAGGWPPMLSETSGRLLVGTMGQEGNQRKHALTLMASGAEVPLLEKPYRPIALSRDGNYLVAAVGDEGPVFLLDDTGKSLAKYNSEQRYSTGPAAFSPDGRRVAVFHMPRITVTDLAEGFPARELTGQPGTANLYMYRENALCFSPDGNLLLAGTTHGKALLFDANTGKLLHTFVEERRFRDRYVQQQRFLSSLEGMAKDLLGGVTDRAKRAPMITCAFANNGTLALTIADGQILRAWSVRDRRLVRSVDPKLPEERDKHGSINNQILLSPNGDYCLAYNRNGFGIASLWNTVGGQRLEEYRFPEGARLGAVAVADDGKTVYAMIDGDLHFLPGRK